In Tenebrio molitor chromosome 1, icTenMoli1.1, whole genome shotgun sequence, the sequence CTGGCTTAACTCGATGACATGATCGCAATAAATTTCTCACCAAGCACAAATTCTTTCTTTTCGCCGCCCCCAACCGCCACTCTTGACCGTCTCTAACCGGTGTTTGTCTTGTAGGAGGCCAAGCGAAATTCCGGTGCGGGTTTTGCTCAAGATCGTACAGACACAACGCCAGTTTGCGCCGCCACCTGACCCACGAGTGCGGCAAAGACCCCAAGTTTGTTTGCGGCTGTTGCGGCAAAAAATTCGCACATAAATTCTCCCTGGCGGCACACGCCGCCACCCAACACCAGCTCCCGTGAAGTGCCTAGATATTCCGCATGTCGCGTTTATTTTAAACGGGTTTCGAGCTGTTCGTTGTGGCACACAGTACAAGAGCGATTGTTTCAGGGCGCGCGGACCGGCACGTCTGTCAGGTGTGCTCCAAGAGCTACAAGCACTACGCCAGCTTGTGGCGCCACGTGAAGCACGAGTGCGGGAAAGAGCCGCAGTTTGCGTGCGCTGTTTGCGGGAAGAAATTCGCTCACAAGTTCTCGCTGGCTTCCCACACCGTCAACAAACACGTAATTTGTAGTAGTGAAGCGTCGAAATAAAGCTCGTTTTGCGGAGTTGTtgttgttttcattttgtacAGAAAGATGACTGTTGTGGACTGGTTTTAACGGTGTGATTGTTTTAGGGCTTAGGATGAGGTTCAACAATAAGTTTCTTTGCCGCTTCTGCAAGAAAACCTACAAACACTATGCGAGCTTGTGGCGCCACATAAAGCACGAGTGCGGAAAGGAACCCCAGTTTGAATGCACCCTGTGTGGAAAGAGGTTCACGCAGAAGTCGTCGCTCACCTCGCACATGGGTCTCAAGCACCCCCGGGAGTTTTTGTACTGTTAATTGActtaaacatttaataaagttgTGATTGAACAATCGGGTTTGTTTGCGAGAACCTTCGAAACCTTCCAGATCTGCCACCTTGCCAGCTTCGGTACCACTACTGACCAAAGTGAGTGAGTATTTCGCTGTCTTCAAAGCTCCACTAGTTCGTAGTCAAGAGGTTAACAAACTGGAACCCGATTTTGGTGTCCCAATACTGAGATGTTCTTTTTTCAGAATTTAAATGCATGGATTGCAACAAGTCGTACAAAAACAAGGCTTCTCTGAGTCGCCACGTCAAGTACGAGTGCGGACCTGAACACAAATTCAAATGCATTTACTGCTTCAAAGCGATGAAGCAGAAGTACGATTTGAAGAAGCACGTCCGGAGGCGACACCCAGAGCGCCAGCTCGAGTTCGAGTCCATCTACAAGGACTTGTAcaaaactgtattttatttctaaGTAAAAGTGTAACAAGCGCACGCTGTCTCTCTGTTGTTGTCAGTTTCCTCCAATAAAACGTACTGGTTCGCGCGATGTTCGTCTAATTTTTTGCGCGAGGTCACTGCAGTTTTAGTAAAGATGGGGATGTTTCAGAATGGAGACGAAATTTTCGATGTGTCCGTTGTCCCAAGTGTTACAAAAATCCGGAGACTCTTCGACGTCACTTGAACTACGAGTGTGGGATAGAGCCTCAGTTTCCATGCGCGCTATGTGATAAAAAGTTCAAGAGAAAGTATCATTTGTCAAGACACATGATAATCAGGCACGACACGAAATTCTCCAAGATATAATCTGTCAGTTTAATAAAGATAGTTTACATTACATAACGATGCAATTTTTTAGTCAGTACCGCTATGATTGTCCATATTTTGTGACTTTTTTGTGCAAAATGACAACATCTCTAGTAATGAAGTAACGAGGATGTTTCAGAGTTGAACCGGATTCTTCAATGCGAACGCTGCGCGAGATATAGTGGTACCAAACAACAATATTGGAAACGTCTTTATAACGTACTACTACTAATACTTTTATGAGGGTTGGAACTGTTGGAACAGCCCATTGCTGTCGGCCGTCATACATTACCCAAATCATTAAAGGCTGACAAATGGCCCgtatttaaacatttcttaCTGGGGATCTTCAACGCATTTGTGCTCTACAATctttgtgaaattaaaaaaaactaggTCGCACCGGGCAggattgacataaatttcatttttgataataataatcgcccaggggtcgaaattcgaccgttattcattaaatttttaagtttgaacgttattgaggtttttttatcaaagagtaTACCcctaacgggtgtttttttttaatttggcgtcgaactgtcgattgtgaacgcaccatacaggttacggatcacggatcagctgtttaaatcttacgcttttacacgagtggtgcgatctcaatcgactctccaacgcctacttcgacgccaaattaaaaaaaaaacatcctttaTAATCAttgcatataatttttttgaattttgttctattacgTCAGCTGCGAGCGTGTACAAACACGTCATTATGCATTAATTTTCGAGTTATtggaaaaatacgaacgatAGGAAAAATGAGGGATAGCTTGGCTaagccatatttaaaaaacgataacggtctttttgacattttcttgggttttttaattgctatactggccaggtttcgccaaggctacacagttaatttgcccattttttaaaattatataaaatttaaataaaaaatttatacaaaaaatgaaataaagaatacgtgcttcctatttttttttatatattttttattgaagcaAAAAAGCCGGGGCggttaaacaaataaatgttgtccattgaacttaaaatagtttcaatatgAATTTAATGATTCAAAACTTCTGTGTAGAcgatgttttttgtaaaaactctTTCGTCGTTTGCTAAATGCCCTTGACCGTTATATtcggaaatataaaatctcaaGCCATTGAATGATCGAACTCTACTTGCTGCGACGTACAATTGACCATGTGTAAAAACTGGCTGTCTCAATAAAATTCCAGTTTTttcgaatgtttgtttttgagacttatttattgtcatcgcAAATGCAGGTAATTGGAAATTGAGTTCTTTCAAcgttaaatggtaaaataagAGTAGATATGTTAAATTTACgtggaatcaaaattctcttattgcgTGCGGTTCCAGTTAAAACTTCGCAATCAATAGCATCAGGATGCATCAATTTGATGCGCATTCTTGTTCCATTGACTAATGCTTcctttgtatttaaatttctgaTCGATAAAACGATGCAATTAACCTTCAGTACTAACATATGTGGTGGCAAACCACTAATaattaaagaattttgtatttcactccgaagattttttttataaataatctaaataaactcCCTCTTGGACTGGATTTCAGTGAGGGGAGATTAAGCATAGACGctagtagcgttttttaacttttttttttttaatatttttggtatgtaagtgtatacttgtgatacattgttctTTTCACAATAAAATCTCTGTcagaattgttaaaaaaaatacaggtgtctcagAATTGCGAAAAAGCGCCATaacttttttgttattaaagatatcaacttttactttttttctagatgatagctacgcttctactgcacattcggaaaatattgcggtatatatacagagtgtctcattattataaaaacactaaagttatgtttttttaaacggaacctacgtagtttgattttatttttgaattctatgctaaa encodes:
- the LOC138129915 gene encoding zinc finger protein 501-like encodes the protein MNKYWSEVEVKVYDCDPENTSGSCTGEFLGLYWCSVCVKSYKHKQSLNNHKKFECGKAPSFYCGQCPYQAKRKSHLTRHMKTHVKRPKRGQAKFRCGFCSRSYRHNASLRRHLTHECGKDPKFVCGCCGRADRHVCQVCSKSYKHYASLWRHVKHECGKEPQFACAVCGKKFAHKFSLASHTVNKHVIWLRMRFNNKFLCRFCKKTYKHYASLWRHIKHECGKEPQFECTLCGKRFTQKSSLTSHMGLKHPREFLTFETFQICHLASFGTTTDQKFKCMDCNKSYKNKASLSRHVKYECGPEHKFKCIYCFKAMKQKYDLKKHVRRRHPERQLEFESIYKDLYKTVFYF